Proteins encoded by one window of Polyodon spathula isolate WHYD16114869_AA chromosome 16, ASM1765450v1, whole genome shotgun sequence:
- the LOC121328791 gene encoding LOW QUALITY PROTEIN: inositol hexakisphosphate kinase 2-like (The sequence of the model RefSeq protein was modified relative to this genomic sequence to represent the inferred CDS: inserted 1 base in 1 codon) gives MSPALEAMEGEQQRYANNKGVVLEPFVHQVGGHSCVLRFSEQTICKPLIPREHQFYKSLPMEMRKFIPQYKGVVSVSFEEDEGANLCLIAYPLNGGDHGELEKNVDLSDCEPKNKLLKWSKKKPGLLLENDNYSKERGRQHRKEEKLKSYNVDEEFERLKKSEVLYCSLEKGNVVSQIKHNPWSLKCHQQQLQRMKENAKHRNQYKFILLENLTWRYEVPCVLDLKMGTRQHGDDASEEKKANQIRKCQQSTSAIIGVRVCGMQVYQSDSGQLMFMNKYHGRKLTVPGFKEALFQFFHNGRFLRRELLEPVLRKLSELKAVLEAQESYRFYSSSLLIIYDGKKVQQQPRHRGGEEXEEEEEEEEEEEGEEEGGGAFAFTQQRKVRGKQGGSAAGGGSGGPGGSGGSCSVDVRMIDFAHTTCRYYGEDSVVHEGQDMGYIFGLQNLIEIIKELKDDSGD, from the exons ATGAGCCCTGCTCTGGAAGCCATGGAAGGGGAGCAGCAACGCTACGCCAACAACAAGGGGGTCGTGCTTGAGCCCTTCGTGCACCAGGTGGGAGGCCACTCCTGCGTGCTGCGCTTCAGCGAGCAGACCATCTGCAAGCCCCTCATCCCCCGAGAGCACCAGTTCTACAAGAGCCTGCCCATGGAGATGCGCAAATTCATCCCCCAGTACAAAG GAGTGGTGTCGGTCAGTTTCGAGGAAGACGAGGGAGCCAATCTGTGCCTCATCGCGTACCCCCTGAACGGAGGAGACCACGGGGAGCTGGAGAAGAATGTGGACCTCTCAGACTGCGAGCCCAAGAACAAGCTGCTGAAGTGGAGCAAGAAGAAGCCTGGCCTGTTACTGGAGAACGACAACTATAGCAAGGAGAGGGGCCGGCAGCATCGCAAGGAGGAGAAACTCAAGAG CTATAACGTGGACGAGGAGTTTGAGCGTCTGAAGAAGTCTGAGGTGCTGTATTGCAGCCTGGAGAAGGGCAACGTGGTGTCCCAGATCAAGCACAACCCGTGGAGCCTGAAGTGTcaccagcagcagctgcagagaATGAAGGAGAACGCAAAGCATCGGAACCAATACA AATTCATCCTGCTGGAGAACCTGACGTGGCGCTACGAGGTGCCCTGCGTCCTCGACCTGAAGATGGGAACGCGGCAGCACGGGGATGATGCCTCCGAGGAGAAGAAAGCCAACCAGATCCGCAAGTGCCAGCAGAGCACCTCGGCCATCATCGGAGTGAGAGTCTGTGGCATGcag GTGTACCAGTCAGACTCGGGGCAGCTGATGTTCATGAACAAGTACCACGGGCGCAAGCTGACGGTGCCGGGCTTCAAGGAGGCGCTGTTCCAGTTCTTCCACAACGGGCGCTTCCTGCGGCGGGAGCTCTTGGAGCCGGTCCTGCGCAAACTCTCGGAGCTCAAGGCCGTGCTGGAGGCCCAGGAGTCATACCGCTTCTATTCCAGCTCTCTGCTCATCATCTACGACGGGAAGAAGGTGCAGCAGCAGCCCCGGCACCGCGgcggagagg gggaggaggaggaggaggaggaggaggaggaggagggggaggaggagggggggggagccTTCGCCTTCACCCAGCAAAGGAAAGTCCGGGGCAAGCAGGGCGGAAGCGCGGCGGGGGGCGGAAGCGGGGGTCCGGGGGGCAGCGGTGGCTCCTGCAGCGTGGACGTGCGCATGATCGACTTTGCGCACACCACGTGCCGCTACTACGGAGAGGACAGCGTGGTCCACGAGGGCCAGGACATGGGGTACATCTTCGGGCTCCAGAATCTGATAGAGATTATTAAAGAGCTGAAGGACGACAGCGGGGACTAA